In the Streptomyces coeruleoprunus genome, CGACCCCAAGGCGGCGGACTGCCAGTGGGACGCCGTCACCGCCCATGACACCTGGCTGCGCGGCATGCACATCCAGCTGCGCTACAGCGAGGCGTGCCAGGCCGTGTGGGGCCGCGTCGAGAACGGCACGGTCGGCGACACCGTGCGGATCAAGGGGCTGACCGGCCTGGAGATGGAGGCGACCATCCGTATCGACCGGGACACCTACACCAAGATGCTGGCCGTGAGCGCCGAGGCGCCGCCCCGCACGGTGACGGTGTGCGGGGCCATCCCCAGCCAGAAGCAGATGGAGTGCTCGCCGCACCGGCAGGTCCAGCCGTGACGGCCAGCCGGCCCTTTCGAGGCAGGGGATTCCTTGTCAGCGGTCATCCACGTCCCCCATCCACACGCGACGGCCCAGTTCGTCCAGCTCCTCCTTCATCTCTCGGGCCTCTGGTAGCGCCCTGCTGAGCAGCCGCCAGTAGGCTGGGCCGTGCCCGGCGACTCGCATGTGCGCCAACTCGTGGGCGATCACGTAGTCGACGAGGTGAATCGGAAGCTGGAACACGGCCCAGTGCAGCGCAATCTGCCCAGATTCCGCTGCGACCCCCTGGTTGGCACGGTAAGTACCCCAGCGGTGCCCGAGATCCCGCACGCGTACCGTGGGCTCTCCCACATCCATGCGCGCGGCCCAGGGCTGGAGACGGCCCCGTACCCAGCGCTGCCCGGCCCCGCAGTACCAGGCGGCCATCGCCTTCCGTGCCTCTCGCGGGTCACCGGCCACGGTGGAGCTCAGCTGGAAACGCCCCGCCACCAGGCGTACCGCCGCATCCGGCTCGTCGACGAGCAGCAGTGGATAGTCCCGCCCGAGGTAGCGGTGGATCTCACCGTCGCGCAGAGAGCGTGTGGGGTGGAGCTGGCGGCGCTCGGCGCCGAGCCGGAGCTTGCGCTCAATCCACTGTCTGCTGTCCCTGACGAAGGTCTCGGCTCTCTCGGGATCGCATCCCTCGGGCACCCTCAGGATGAGCGAGCCGCCCCGCTCGACGGTGAGCCCCAGCCTCTTTCGACGGGGGCTGACCCGTACATGGAGCGGCAGCCCGTCCACGTCCAGGACCGCGTCGTCGGAGAGGAGGACGCGGTCTCGACCATCGGGGTCCGGCAGGACGGGCATGCTCCTATTGTCGCCGGGCCTCCGCGCGGAACCCGGCCGCGTTCTGGTTGGCGTAGCCAGCGAGGACGGACGCGAGTCTCTTCAGCTCCTCCCGGCCGCCGTCGCTCTGCTTGAGCCCCGCTCGCCGAAGGCGATGCCAGATGTGTGCCTCCAACTCGGTGACGTGAGCCTCGGCCCCGCCGTACGACGCCATGCTCACCTGCTCGACGACCACCTGCCACACCTCGGAGACCATGTGCCGCAGGGAGTCCGCATCCGGGGTATCGAAGGCCGGGCTGTTCTCCAGCTTCTCCGCGAGCAGCACGTACAGCCGCTGCTCCATCCGCGTGAGCCCGGCGGCCTCCGGGGCGGTCTCCTCAGCCCGGCGGGCACGGTCGACCAGAGGGCCGATCTTCTCCTTGATCTTCTCCCACCGCCCATCGGCTTCCTCCAGGACCCGCTCCAACTCCTCGGACAGCTTCCGGTACACGGGCCGGTCATCCAGAGCGCGCCGCTCCTGAAGGTGGTAGCGGAGTGCCTGGACCTGTTCCGCCGCCGCCTCGCGTGCGGGGAGCCGGTCCACGATCTCATCGAAGTCCGGGGCGAGGATCGACACGGGCGCGATGGCCTGCTCGATGGCGTGGACTTCCAGGTGCTCGGCGATCAGGGCACGCACCTTCCGCCCGTAGCCGCGCATCGCGAAGCCGCCGCCCGGCTCGTCGCGGTAGTGCCGCCGTACCCGCATCTGGAGCAGGCTCCAGGCCCGCACGTCGGCCAGGTGGTTGAGCGCTGCTTCATGGGGAAGCACGCGGTCCACGGCGCCGAGGAATTCGCCGAGCAGCCTGTCAAAGTCGGCTCGCTTTCCGGGGTCGCCGAGGGTGAGCACAGCTTCTGCGAGACCGCCGCGTCTCGCAAGGCCGGAGCCGTTGATGCCCATGCCCCTGAGAAGCTTCCGGACCTCTTCGGCTGCCTCCCGCATGGCTGGGATCTCGTCGTCCATGCTGCGCATCGACTCCAGAGCCGGCGGGTCGTTCTGGTAGGCGGCGAGCGCGGCCCCCAGGTGGTTCAGGACGCCGTAGTAGTCGACCACGAGCCCTTCGCTCTTCCCCGGTGCCGGTCGGTTGACGCGCGCGATGGCCTGGAGCAGTTCGGCGTCGCGGATCGGCCGGTCCAGGTAGAGCACCTGCTCGATGGGGGCGTCGAAGCCGGTGAGCAGCATCGACTTCACGATGAGGAACGCGATGGGTGGTTCCTCGGCTCCCGTTCCGTGGTCCCAGACCAAGTCGCTCCACGGGTTCATGTCACCGATGCCGCCGGCCGGCACGGGATTGTTCTCGTGCGGAGGGTCGACAATCCAGGGATTGTCCGGCGGCAGATCCGGGAACGGCGCCAAGAACCTCTCGACGTGCTCACGCTGCCGTGTCTCGCCGGTCCACTCCCGCCAAAGCCCCGCCTTGCGTTCCTTCCCCT is a window encoding:
- a CDS encoding SprT family zinc-dependent metalloprotease, which codes for MPVLPDPDGRDRVLLSDDAVLDVDGLPLHVRVSPRRKRLGLTVERGGSLILRVPEGCDPERAETFVRDSRQWIERKLRLGAERRQLHPTRSLRDGEIHRYLGRDYPLLLVDEPDAAVRLVAGRFQLSSTVAGDPREARKAMAAWYCGAGQRWVRGRLQPWAARMDVGEPTVRVRDLGHRWGTYRANQGVAAESGQIALHWAVFQLPIHLVDYVIAHELAHMRVAGHGPAYWRLLSRALPEAREMKEELDELGRRVWMGDVDDR